One window from the genome of Haladaptatus paucihalophilus DX253 encodes:
- a CDS encoding proteasome assembly chaperone family protein, whose protein sequence is MTNIAVVADDIELDAPTLVEGLPGLGLVGKIATDHLIEQFDMTYYAAVDCEGIPQIAVYEGGDRDLLPPVRFYADEERDLLALRSDVPISSEAAPQFARCVTSWVDSHDATPLYLSGLPHQKQAGEVPELYGTATGDFGQLLDEHDIGSPSETGAISGPTGALLHRASRSGVGAIGLIVESDPRFPDPEAARILLKDAIDPIAGIDVNTDELVESAEEIREQKEQFAQRMQETEEAESSQAKPLRMFQ, encoded by the coding sequence ATGACGAACATCGCCGTGGTCGCGGACGACATCGAACTCGACGCACCGACGCTGGTCGAAGGGCTCCCCGGACTGGGGTTGGTCGGTAAAATCGCCACCGACCACCTCATCGAGCAGTTCGACATGACCTACTACGCGGCGGTGGACTGCGAGGGAATCCCTCAAATCGCCGTATACGAGGGCGGCGACCGGGACCTGCTCCCGCCGGTTCGGTTCTACGCCGACGAGGAACGGGACCTGCTCGCGTTGCGAAGTGACGTTCCGATTTCGTCCGAGGCCGCGCCCCAGTTCGCGCGGTGTGTCACCTCGTGGGTCGATTCGCACGACGCGACCCCGCTCTACCTGAGCGGCCTTCCACACCAGAAACAGGCCGGTGAGGTCCCCGAACTCTACGGCACCGCGACCGGCGACTTCGGACAGTTGCTCGACGAGCACGACATCGGCTCCCCGTCCGAAACCGGCGCTATCAGCGGCCCGACCGGTGCGCTCCTCCACCGCGCCAGTAGGAGCGGCGTCGGCGCTATCGGCCTCATCGTCGAGTCCGACCCCAGGTTCCCCGACCCCGAGGCGGCCCGCATCCTCCTCAAGGACGCCATCGACCCCATCGCCGGAATCGACGTGAACACGGACGAGTTGGTCGAGAGCGCCGAGGAAATCCGCGAACAGAAAGAGCAGTTCGCCCAGCGGATGCAGGAAACCGAAGAAGCCGAGAGTTCGCAGGCAAAGCCGCTCAGGATGTTCCAATGA
- a CDS encoding RsmB/NOP family class I SAM-dependent RNA methyltransferase, whose translation MDPLERYEPILDDFEAFRAACERPLPSVVRVNRIKATREQATRAFDEENVEWTPREWNENVLEIEGKPGNTWPSFHGWTHGQEEVSSIPAFVLDPEPGERVLDSCAAPGSKTTQLAALMDDTGLVVANDSNLGRLSALRFNTERLGVTCAAVTNQDARNFSLKPFGLSAFDAALVDVPCSCEGTVRKNPTALDDWGLDHIEGVAGVQKGILRRAVQATREGGTVVYSTCTFAPEENEAVLDYVLAREDCRLVEYDIGLRSEPGLTEWHGDEFDESIRKAKRFYPHHNDTGGFFCAKLEVGQ comes from the coding sequence ATGGACCCACTGGAGCGCTACGAACCGATACTCGACGATTTCGAGGCGTTTCGCGCGGCGTGTGAGCGTCCGCTACCCTCGGTCGTACGAGTAAACCGCATCAAAGCGACCCGAGAGCAGGCGACACGGGCGTTCGACGAGGAAAACGTGGAGTGGACGCCGCGCGAGTGGAACGAGAACGTACTGGAAATCGAGGGGAAACCCGGCAACACGTGGCCCTCGTTTCACGGCTGGACGCACGGACAGGAAGAGGTCTCTTCGATTCCGGCGTTCGTCCTCGACCCGGAACCGGGCGAGCGCGTGCTCGATTCCTGTGCCGCGCCGGGAAGCAAGACGACGCAACTCGCCGCGCTGATGGACGATACGGGACTCGTCGTGGCGAACGACAGCAACCTCGGTCGCCTGTCGGCGCTCCGGTTCAACACCGAACGGCTCGGCGTCACCTGCGCCGCGGTGACGAATCAGGACGCCCGGAACTTCTCGCTCAAGCCGTTCGGCCTCTCCGCGTTCGACGCGGCGCTGGTGGACGTACCGTGTTCCTGTGAGGGGACGGTTCGAAAGAATCCGACCGCGCTGGACGATTGGGGATTGGACCACATCGAGGGCGTCGCGGGCGTCCAGAAGGGCATCCTTCGCCGCGCGGTGCAGGCCACGCGGGAAGGCGGAACCGTGGTGTACTCCACCTGCACGTTCGCGCCCGAAGAGAACGAGGCGGTTCTGGATTACGTTCTCGCGCGCGAGGACTGCCGACTGGTCGAGTACGACATCGGCCTGCGGTCCGAACCCGGCCTCACGGAGTGGCACGGCGACGAGTTCGACGAGAGCATCCGGAAGGCGAAACGATTCTATCCGCACCACAACGACACGGGCGGATTCTTCTGCGCGAAACTGGAGGTGGGCCAATGA